The Lewinellaceae bacterium genome has a segment encoding these proteins:
- a CDS encoding alpha-glucuronidase, whose product MNISINKTLISICLILFLGQFIRAESGYNLWLRYTPVSDAALLRQYRNQIPGFTVLGQSLTLEAVRKELKNGLSGILGVPVMEYPVLSAKKGLSVGKASDLQFLPADMKAGLKQLGKEGFLIYNLENKNIIITANEDIGVLYGVFYLLKLLQTEKDISHLNISNTPKLDLRLLNHWDNLDRTVERGYAGFSIWDWHKLPDYIHPRYIDYARANASIGINGTVLTNVNANALVLRDDYLEKVKALADVFRPYGLKVYLTARFSAPVELGGLKTADPQDPKVRQWWVDKVAEIYALIPDFGGFLVKANSEGQPGPQSYNRSHADGANMLADAVLPFGGVIMWRAFVYSEHKPDDRAMQAYDEFNPLDGTFRENVFIQVKNGAIDFQPREPAHPLFGAMPQTSLMMEFQITQEYLGQGTHLVYLAPMYKEVLDFDMFTKGKGSTVGKIIDGSVEPHKKTGIAGVSNIGNDINWTGHPFGQANWYAFGRLAWDHDLSSEAIAEEWLRMTFSNEKSFVADIKKLMLDSHETCVNYMTPLGLHHIMGAGHHYGPGPWVSDMPRADWTSVYYHKADEKGLGFDRTPDGSGATAQYAAEVAKIFSSLESCPEKYLLWFHHVQWTEKMASGRTLWEELCYRYDDGVNGVKKMRDTWAKQKKIVDEERYKQVDMLLKIQEKEATWWCNSCLLYFGQFSGLELPEDLIAPEKELEYYKNLSFPYAPGIRPRW is encoded by the coding sequence ATGAATATCTCCATAAACAAAACGCTTATTTCCATTTGTCTGATCCTTTTTCTCGGGCAGTTTATAAGGGCAGAAAGTGGGTATAATCTATGGCTTCGGTACACCCCTGTTTCCGATGCGGCCCTGCTCAGACAGTACAGGAATCAAATCCCCGGCTTTACCGTTTTAGGCCAATCTCTTACCCTGGAGGCAGTACGAAAAGAGCTAAAAAACGGTTTGTCAGGCATTTTAGGTGTCCCCGTCATGGAATATCCTGTCCTTTCTGCGAAAAAGGGGCTCAGCGTGGGAAAGGCAAGCGACTTACAATTCCTTCCCGCCGACATGAAAGCCGGACTGAAACAGTTGGGCAAAGAAGGTTTTCTCATCTACAACCTTGAAAACAAAAACATAATCATCACCGCCAATGAGGATATCGGTGTACTCTACGGCGTTTTTTATCTCCTGAAATTGCTGCAAACCGAAAAAGATATCTCCCACCTGAATATTTCCAATACCCCAAAGCTGGACCTGCGACTGCTGAATCACTGGGACAACCTCGACCGGACCGTAGAAAGAGGTTATGCGGGCTTTTCCATTTGGGACTGGCATAAATTACCTGACTACATCCATCCAAGATACATTGATTATGCTAGAGCCAATGCTTCTATCGGCATCAACGGCACCGTACTCACCAACGTAAATGCCAACGCACTCGTCTTAAGGGACGATTACCTGGAAAAAGTAAAAGCCCTGGCAGATGTCTTCCGCCCCTATGGCCTGAAAGTCTATCTGACCGCCCGCTTTAGTGCTCCGGTGGAGTTGGGAGGACTGAAAACCGCTGATCCCCAAGACCCCAAAGTCCGACAATGGTGGGTGGACAAGGTCGCTGAGATTTATGCCCTCATTCCTGATTTCGGAGGGTTTCTCGTCAAAGCCAACTCGGAAGGACAACCCGGGCCTCAATCCTACAACCGGTCTCATGCCGATGGAGCCAATATGCTCGCAGATGCCGTGCTTCCTTTCGGTGGAGTAATCATGTGGCGGGCTTTCGTTTACAGTGAACACAAACCCGACGACCGGGCGATGCAGGCCTACGATGAATTCAACCCCCTGGACGGTACTTTCAGAGAAAATGTTTTCATCCAGGTCAAAAACGGGGCCATAGATTTCCAACCCCGTGAACCCGCTCATCCCCTCTTTGGAGCCATGCCCCAAACGTCCCTGATGATGGAATTCCAGATCACCCAGGAATATCTTGGCCAGGGCACCCACCTGGTTTACCTGGCCCCCATGTACAAAGAGGTCCTGGATTTCGACATGTTCACCAAAGGAAAAGGATCAACCGTTGGCAAAATAATCGACGGCTCCGTTGAACCGCACAAAAAGACAGGGATTGCCGGAGTGTCCAATATCGGAAATGACATCAACTGGACCGGGCATCCATTCGGGCAGGCCAACTGGTATGCCTTTGGCAGGCTTGCCTGGGACCACGACCTGTCTTCAGAGGCCATCGCCGAAGAATGGCTGCGCATGACCTTTTCCAACGAAAAAAGCTTTGTTGCCGACATAAAGAAGCTCATGCTTGATTCCCATGAAACCTGCGTGAATTATATGACTCCCCTTGGCCTTCACCATATCATGGGGGCGGGTCACCACTATGGCCCCGGGCCCTGGGTCAGTGACATGCCGAGAGCCGACTGGACCTCCGTTTATTATCACAAAGCAGATGAAAAGGGCCTCGGTTTTGATCGCACCCCCGATGGTAGCGGAGCAACAGCACAGTACGCGGCTGAAGTCGCCAAAATATTTTCTTCCCTTGAATCTTGTCCTGAAAAATACTTGTTATGGTTTCACCATGTTCAATGGACTGAAAAAATGGCATCAGGAAGGACCCTTTGGGAAGAACTCTGCTACCGGTATGACGATGGGGTCAATGGCGTGAAGAAAATGCGTGATACATGGGCAAAACAAAAAAAAATTGTAGATGAAGAGCGATACAAGCAGGTAGATATGCTTTTGAAAATACAAGAAAAAGAAGCAACTTGGTGGTGTAATTCCTGCCTGTTATACTTCGGGCAATTCTCAGGGCTGGAACTTCCCGAGGATTTAATAGCGCCCGAAAAAGAACTTGAATATTATAAAAATCTGTCGTTTCCCTACGCGCCGGGAATACGCCCCAGATGGTAG
- a CDS encoding YceI family protein — protein sequence MNSLTMTKWAIDPTHSEVGFKVKHMMISTVKGHFESFDVNVETEGDDFNNAFIEVSIDVDSIRTKNADRDAHLKSDDFFNAEAYPQITFVSKGFNGSKLTGDLTIRNITKEVTLDVDFNGIALDPYGQTKAGFEITGEINRKEFGLKWDAITEAGSIVVSDKIQLVIDAQLIREA from the coding sequence ATGAACTCATTAACCATGACAAAATGGGCTATCGACCCAACGCACTCTGAAGTAGGTTTTAAAGTAAAGCACATGATGATCTCCACCGTTAAAGGACATTTTGAGTCTTTTGACGTGAATGTGGAAACTGAAGGAGATGATTTCAATAACGCATTCATAGAGGTATCCATCGATGTGGATTCCATCCGCACCAAAAATGCGGACCGCGATGCGCACCTGAAATCAGACGATTTCTTCAATGCCGAAGCCTACCCTCAGATCACCTTTGTTTCCAAAGGTTTCAACGGATCAAAGCTGACCGGCGACCTTACCATCCGGAACATCACCAAAGAGGTGACCCTCGACGTGGATTTCAACGGCATAGCGTTGGACCCTTACGGGCAGACAAAAGCCGGTTTTGAGATCACCGGGGAGATCAACCGAAAAGAATTTGGCCTGAAATGGGACGCCATTACCGAAGCCGGAAGTATCGTTGTTTCTGACAAGATACAACTCGTCATCGATGCTCAATTAATCCGAGAAGCATAA
- a CDS encoding LacI family DNA-binding transcriptional regulator, protein MKKNKTITIHDLAEELKVSASTVSRALKEHPSIGKKTIKTVKELAEKRGYRPNRLAASLRNQQTHTIGVLVPWINRPFISSLIHGVEEAARAAGYQVIITQSHDNFEDEVDDLKAMFDSRISGMVVSLAMETQSYDHFTPFFKNNIPVVFVDRVPETLECHKVAIDNYTAGFKATEHLIEQGCRRIAHLSGASHQAIYKERLRGYLDALKQHQLPVDESLILKGILLSADEAISLTKYLLELPNPSDGIFSANDTAAVSAIQYAKSVGVKIPEELAIIGFNNDPISLIIEPQLSTVSHPAAEMGKIAVRKALELIESGMVNDFPKNQGIELETPVIARASSLKKGLK, encoded by the coding sequence ATGAAAAAAAACAAAACCATCACCATTCACGACCTTGCCGAGGAGTTGAAAGTATCTGCATCAACCGTTTCGAGAGCCTTGAAGGAACATCCCAGTATAGGTAAAAAGACGATAAAGACCGTTAAAGAGCTAGCGGAAAAAAGGGGGTATCGTCCTAACAGATTAGCGGCAAGCCTCCGCAACCAGCAGACCCATACCATCGGAGTGTTGGTACCGTGGATCAACAGACCTTTTATTTCTTCCTTGATCCATGGGGTAGAAGAAGCAGCGCGGGCAGCAGGTTACCAGGTAATCATCACTCAGTCTCATGACAATTTCGAAGACGAAGTAGATGATTTAAAAGCTATGTTTGACAGCAGGATAAGCGGCATGGTAGTGTCTCTTGCGATGGAAACTCAAAGCTATGACCATTTCACTCCGTTTTTCAAAAATAATATTCCGGTAGTTTTTGTGGACAGGGTTCCTGAAACCCTGGAATGCCATAAAGTGGCTATTGATAATTATACTGCCGGTTTTAAAGCAACGGAACACTTGATCGAACAGGGTTGCCGGCGTATTGCCCATTTGAGTGGGGCTTCTCACCAGGCTATTTACAAAGAAAGGTTAAGAGGATATTTGGATGCTTTGAAGCAGCATCAATTGCCTGTGGATGAATCCCTGATTTTGAAAGGCATATTATTGAGTGCAGACGAAGCCATTAGTTTGACTAAATATTTACTTGAATTACCCAATCCCTCTGATGGTATTTTTTCGGCTAACGACACTGCCGCGGTAAGTGCCATTCAATATGCAAAATCAGTCGGAGTGAAAATTCCGGAAGAATTGGCCATCATTGGATTCAACAATGATCCTATTTCCCTGATTATTGAACCCCAGTTGTCCACCGTTAGTCATCCTGCGGCGGAAATGGGAAAAATTGCCGTCCGCAAAGCCCTTGAGTTAATTGAATCAGGCATGGTAAATGATTTTCCAAAAAATCAGGGGATTGAATTGGAAACTCCGGTTATTGCCCGGGCCTCCTCCCTAAAAAAAGGATTGAAATAA